From a single Okeanomitos corallinicola TIOX110 genomic region:
- a CDS encoding UDP-glucuronic acid decarboxylase family protein, protein MRILVTGGAGFIGSHLTDRLMTEGHEVICIDNFYTGRKQNLLKWLNNPKFEIIRHDITEPIRLEVDQVYHLACPASPVHYQYNPIKTVKTNVMGTLNMLGLAKRVKARFLLASTSEVYGDPEVHPQTEDYRGNVNPIGIRSCYDEGKRIAETLAFDYHRENNVDIRVARIFNTYGPRMLENDGRVVSNFVVQALQGIPLTVYGEGKQTRSFCYVSDLVDGLIKLMNGEYIGPVNLGNPDEYTILELAQAVQNLINPNAEIKFEPLPADDPRRRRPDITMAKTRLNWDPTIPLQEGLKLTVDNFRERMNSK, encoded by the coding sequence ATGAGAATTTTGGTAACTGGTGGTGCTGGTTTTATTGGCTCTCATCTAACTGACCGATTAATGACGGAAGGTCACGAAGTTATATGTATTGATAACTTCTATACCGGACGCAAGCAAAATCTCCTCAAATGGTTGAATAACCCTAAATTTGAGATTATCCGTCACGATATTACCGAACCAATTCGGTTAGAAGTTGATCAAGTCTATCATTTAGCCTGTCCTGCTTCCCCTGTGCATTATCAGTACAACCCAATTAAAACCGTCAAGACCAACGTGATGGGAACACTGAATATGCTAGGTCTAGCCAAACGTGTCAAGGCTAGATTTTTATTAGCTTCTACCAGTGAAGTGTATGGTGATCCAGAAGTCCATCCACAAACAGAAGATTATCGAGGTAACGTCAACCCCATTGGTATTCGTTCCTGTTACGACGAAGGTAAAAGAATAGCCGAAACCTTAGCCTTTGACTATCACCGAGAAAATAATGTTGATATTCGTGTAGCCAGAATATTTAATACCTACGGACCGAGAATGCTAGAAAATGACGGTCGAGTAGTTAGTAACTTTGTGGTGCAAGCATTACAGGGTATTCCCCTAACTGTCTACGGAGAAGGTAAACAAACTCGTAGTTTCTGCTATGTTTCTGACTTGGTTGATGGTCTGATCAAACTGATGAACGGTGAATACATCGGGCCGGTAAATCTTGGTAATCCTGATGAATACACCATTTTAGAACTAGCACAGGCTGTACAAAATTTGATTAACCCCAACGCAGAAATCAAGTTTGAACCCCTCCCTGCTGATGATCCCCGTCGTCGTCGTCCTGACATTACTATGGCAAAAACCCGGTTAAATTGGGATCCTACTATTCCTTTACAAGAGGGATTAAAACTGACAGTAGATAATTTCCGTGAACGGATGAATAGTAAGTAA
- the hemF gene encoding oxygen-dependent coproporphyrinogen oxidase, whose product MLTNSQTPTLTTESSKFLPAPDAQARVSQFMKTLQDKITQGLEALDGGGKFMEDSWERPEGGGGRSRVLRDGAIFEQAGVNFSEVWGSHLPPSILAQRPEATGHGFYATGTSLVLHPRNPYVPTVHLNYRYFEAGPVWWFGGGADLTPYYPFAEDATHFHQTLKQACDQHHPEYYPVFKRWCDEYFHLKHRGETRGIGGLFLDYQDGQGTIYRGPDPKGEAANYSNQVGALPPRTWEQIFALVQDCGGAFLPAYVPIVERRNGMEYGDRQRNFQLYRRGRYVEFNLVYDRGTIFGLQTNGRTESILMSLPPLVRWEYGYQPEPNSPEAELYNTFLKPQDWINWKTNQQ is encoded by the coding sequence ATGTTGACTAACTCGCAAACCCCCACTCTGACAACAGAATCATCGAAATTTCTTCCAGCCCCTGACGCTCAGGCTAGAGTTAGTCAGTTCATGAAAACATTGCAAGACAAAATCACCCAAGGTTTAGAAGCCTTGGATGGTGGTGGCAAATTTATGGAAGACAGCTGGGAACGTCCAGAAGGTGGTGGTGGGCGATCGCGTGTGCTGCGTGACGGCGCAATTTTTGAACAAGCAGGTGTGAATTTTTCAGAAGTTTGGGGTTCTCATCTTCCCCCTTCCATTTTAGCCCAGCGTCCAGAAGCAACAGGACATGGTTTCTATGCGACAGGGACTTCTTTAGTGTTACACCCTCGAAATCCTTATGTACCCACAGTCCATTTAAACTACCGTTATTTTGAAGCAGGCCCAGTGTGGTGGTTTGGTGGTGGTGCGGACTTAACACCCTATTACCCCTTTGCAGAAGATGCTACCCATTTCCACCAAACCCTGAAACAAGCTTGCGATCAACATCATCCAGAATATTATCCCGTCTTTAAACGCTGGTGTGATGAATATTTCCACCTCAAACATCGTGGAGAAACACGAGGTATTGGCGGTCTATTTTTAGATTATCAAGATGGACAAGGTACTATTTATCGTGGCCCAGATCCCAAGGGAGAAGCAGCCAATTACAGTAACCAAGTAGGAGCATTACCTCCCCGCACTTGGGAACAAATATTTGCTTTGGTGCAAGACTGTGGTGGAGCTTTCTTGCCGGCTTATGTGCCAATTGTAGAAAGACGAAATGGAATGGAATATGGCGATCGCCAACGGAATTTCCAGTTGTACCGTCGGGGTAGATATGTAGAATTTAACTTGGTTTATGACCGAGGTACAATTTTTGGCTTACAAACCAACGGACGCACAGAATCAATCCTCATGTCTTTACCTCCTCTAGTGCGTTGGGAATATGGCTACCAACCAGAACCCAATTCTCCTGAAGCAGAACTATACAATACATTTCTGAAACCACAAGATTGGATTAACTGGAAAACTAATCAACAGTAA
- the psb29 gene encoding photosystem II biogenesis protein Psp29, protein MNNVRTVSDTKRSFYSLHTRPINTIYRRVVEELMVEMHLLSVNADFSYNSIYALGVVTTFDRFMEGYQPEQDLTSIFNALCQSIEQDPQRYRQDAARLQALAQSLPVQELIAWMSQTTPLDQDADLQAQLQAIAQSSAPNANAESSHFKYSRLFAIGLFSLLELADSELVKDDQQRSEALKAITDGLNLSADKLSKDLELYRSNLDKMAQALIVMEDMLLAERKKRDQRQQQSKTPATPPSNNE, encoded by the coding sequence GTGAATAACGTCCGTACAGTTTCTGATACAAAACGAAGTTTCTATAGTCTTCACACCCGTCCCATCAACACTATTTACCGTCGGGTAGTGGAAGAACTGATGGTAGAAATGCACCTACTGTCTGTAAACGCTGATTTTAGCTACAATTCCATCTATGCCTTAGGAGTAGTCACTACCTTTGACCGCTTCATGGAAGGCTATCAACCAGAACAGGATCTAACATCAATTTTCAATGCCTTATGTCAGTCCATAGAGCAAGATCCTCAACGCTATCGGCAAGATGCGGCTAGGTTACAAGCTTTGGCGCAAAGTTTGCCAGTTCAGGAACTAATTGCTTGGATGAGTCAGACCACTCCCTTAGATCAAGATGCTGATTTGCAAGCACAACTGCAAGCGATCGCTCAAAGTTCAGCCCCAAATGCAAATGCTGAAAGTTCTCACTTCAAATATAGTCGTCTGTTTGCCATTGGTTTATTTTCCCTATTGGAACTAGCAGACTCTGAACTTGTAAAAGATGATCAGCAACGTAGTGAGGCACTAAAAGCAATCACTGATGGATTAAACTTATCCGCAGATAAACTCAGTAAAGATTTAGAGTTATATCGCTCTAATCTAGATAAAATGGCACAAGCCTTGATAGTGATGGAAGATATGCTTTTAGCTGAACGCAAAAAACGCGATCAACGTCAGCAACAATCTAAAACCCCAGCCACACCCCCAAGTAACAATGAATAA
- a CDS encoding phage holin family protein → MNIVTLLIVWIVTSISLWIISKLPLGVEIDTPGKAFFSAAVLGIITALVRPVLSVVFTIPNLVTFDLLSGIFTFMIAVACFSIAAWLVEGFRLRYGIWSAVLGAFALTIINNIIYKLLNV, encoded by the coding sequence ATGAATATTGTGACACTGTTGATTGTTTGGATAGTCACGTCTATTAGTCTGTGGATTATTAGTAAGTTACCGTTAGGCGTTGAAATTGATACTCCAGGGAAAGCTTTTTTTTCCGCAGCCGTTTTAGGCATTATTACAGCATTAGTTAGGCCAGTTTTAAGTGTTGTATTTACAATACCTAATCTCGTCACCTTTGACTTGTTATCTGGTATCTTTACATTCATGATTGCTGTTGCTTGCTTTAGTATTGCTGCTTGGTTAGTAGAGGGTTTCCGCTTACGTTATGGTATCTGGAGTGCTGTTTTAGGGGCTTTTGCACTTACTATTATCAACAACATCATCTACAAATTACTCAATGTTTAG
- the rodA gene encoding rod shape-determining protein RodA: MLLKRSLPKIRWQYWLKPWHQVDWLLLCLPIAVSLFGGLMILSTELRHPANDWWWHWLVAGIGSIIALFLARIRYENLVQWHWITYAITNFSLIVVMFAGKSANGAQRWIGIAGFNVQPSEFAKIGMIITLAALLHRCTASKLENIFRALAITAVPWGLVFLQPDLATSLVFAAIFLGMLYWANANPGWLILMVSPIVSAILFSISWPLSEPIVLLKELTFSPLGLFWAGAMGIVGWQTLPWRKFNLGAIGSFGINILGGELGVFAWNHVLREYQKDRLSVFMNPEHDPLGAGYHLIQSRIAIGAGELWGWGLFKGPMTQLNFVPEQHTDFIFSAVGEELGFVGCLVVLFVFCLICFRILRIAQTAKDNFGSLLAIGVLSMIIFQLIVNVGMTVGLAPVAGIPLPWMSYGRSAMLTNFIALGIVESVANFRQRQTYY, translated from the coding sequence ATGTTGTTAAAACGTTCGCTCCCAAAAATCCGCTGGCAATATTGGCTGAAGCCGTGGCACCAAGTAGATTGGTTGTTATTATGTTTGCCCATTGCTGTGAGTCTGTTTGGCGGTCTAATGATTCTCAGTACAGAACTTAGACACCCAGCAAATGATTGGTGGTGGCATTGGTTGGTAGCTGGTATTGGCTCAATTATTGCCTTATTTTTAGCTCGTATCCGCTACGAAAATCTGGTTCAGTGGCACTGGATCACCTATGCCATAACTAATTTCAGCCTCATAGTGGTTATGTTTGCTGGTAAAAGTGCTAATGGAGCGCAACGATGGATCGGCATTGCTGGTTTCAATGTCCAACCTTCTGAATTTGCCAAAATTGGGATGATTATCACCCTAGCTGCTTTGTTACATAGGTGTACTGCTTCTAAATTAGAAAATATTTTCCGCGCCTTAGCAATTACAGCTGTCCCTTGGGGATTGGTATTTTTACAACCAGACTTAGCTACTTCACTGGTATTTGCTGCCATATTTTTGGGAATGCTGTATTGGGCAAATGCTAATCCTGGCTGGTTAATATTGATGGTTTCCCCGATAGTATCTGCTATTTTGTTTAGTATCTCCTGGCCTTTGTCTGAACCAATAGTGTTATTAAAAGAACTAACTTTTAGTCCTTTGGGTTTGTTTTGGGCTGGTGCTATGGGTATTGTAGGTTGGCAAACTCTACCATGGCGCAAATTTAATCTTGGTGCGATCGGCTCTTTTGGTATCAATATATTGGGTGGTGAATTAGGAGTTTTTGCCTGGAATCATGTTTTACGGGAATATCAAAAAGATAGACTTAGTGTTTTTATGAACCCTGAACATGATCCTCTTGGTGCTGGTTATCACTTAATTCAGTCTCGTATTGCTATCGGTGCAGGAGAACTCTGGGGATGGGGTTTGTTCAAAGGCCCTATGACTCAGCTAAATTTCGTCCCTGAGCAACACACAGATTTTATTTTTTCCGCAGTGGGTGAAGAGTTGGGTTTTGTCGGTTGTTTGGTGGTGCTATTTGTTTTCTGTTTAATTTGTTTTCGGATATTACGCATAGCTCAAACAGCTAAAGATAATTTCGGCTCTTTGCTGGCTATTGGTGTTTTATCTATGATCATTTTTCAACTAATTGTGAATGTGGGAATGACGGTTGGTTTAGCTCCTGTGGCGGGAATTCCTTTACCTTGGATGAGTTATGGACGCTCTGCTATGCTGACTAATTTTATCGCTTTGGGTATAGTCGAGTCTGTGGCTAATTTCCGGCAACGTCAAACGTATTATTAA
- a CDS encoding HAS-barrel domain-containing protein, with product MRLPLPQFATGDRHPHHIGEVIETATTEFLAQCLEPEDLSFPAMPPFGSWVCATDEESGNQIYAVVYYATTMPIDSVHRARALGLSLQSLREEQPQIFAMLRTEFRAAIVGFEQPEQSFNNNQGIYQYLPPRPPQIHQAVYRCPPEAIIKFTDKLDFLRTLLLISGAPVESLAASAIREVYQLRKADREWLIRAGRHLSVLLKDDYDRLRFILSQIHP from the coding sequence ATGCGTTTACCTTTACCACAGTTTGCCACTGGCGATCGCCATCCTCACCATATTGGGGAGGTGATAGAAACTGCAACTACGGAATTTTTAGCACAGTGTCTAGAACCGGAAGATTTAAGTTTTCCCGCTATGCCACCTTTTGGTAGCTGGGTTTGTGCTACGGATGAAGAATCTGGAAATCAAATCTATGCTGTGGTATATTATGCCACGACAATGCCTATAGATTCTGTACATAGGGCGAGAGCTTTGGGTTTATCATTACAATCTTTACGGGAAGAACAACCCCAAATATTCGCTATGCTCAGAACTGAATTTAGAGCAGCAATTGTTGGTTTTGAACAACCTGAACAAAGTTTTAATAATAACCAAGGCATATATCAGTATTTACCACCAAGACCACCCCAAATCCACCAAGCTGTCTATCGCTGTCCACCAGAAGCAATTATCAAGTTTACTGATAAGCTGGATTTTTTAAGGACTTTGCTCCTCATTAGTGGTGCGCCTGTAGAATCTTTAGCCGCTTCTGCTATTCGTGAAGTTTATCAGCTACGTAAAGCTGACAGAGAATGGTTAATTAGGGCTGGAAGACATCTGAGTGTGTTACTAAAAGATGACTATGACCGCTTACGGTTTATTTTAAGTCAAATACACCCTTAA
- a CDS encoding SRPBCC family protein translates to MQSWLSKLIYRKRRRLCASLVRTYREISFASVDELWLKVVDLTDVSWNPLFKSTNVPLGLVPKPGLIFQAVTRFWPIPIHIFVERVNPKQMLSIRVLAIPGIEERITYQVESTVCGSYLSYSVNLRGWLSPLVWSFLRPYADQVARSLVEAVEQAALQAVSGNKKSLDDSCFDF, encoded by the coding sequence ATGCAAAGTTGGTTATCCAAACTCATCTATCGTAAACGTCGTCGGCTTTGCGCTTCGTTGGTGCGGACTTATCGAGAGATTAGTTTTGCTTCTGTAGATGAATTATGGCTCAAAGTTGTTGATTTAACTGATGTTTCCTGGAATCCACTATTTAAAAGTACAAATGTTCCATTAGGCTTAGTACCTAAACCTGGATTAATTTTCCAAGCCGTAACTCGCTTTTGGCCAATTCCCATTCATATTTTTGTAGAACGGGTAAATCCCAAACAAATGCTAAGTATTCGTGTATTAGCAATTCCTGGAATTGAGGAACGTATCACATATCAAGTGGAGTCAACTGTTTGTGGTAGTTACTTATCCTATTCTGTCAACTTACGAGGTTGGTTATCACCCCTAGTTTGGTCATTTTTGCGCCCTTATGCAGATCAAGTAGCACGTTCCTTGGTGGAAGCGGTAGAACAAGCAGCTTTACAAGCGGTTTCAGGAAACAAAAAATCTTTGGATGATAGTTGTTTTGATTTTTAG
- a CDS encoding Mrp/NBP35 family ATP-binding protein has protein sequence MYDVLNSQSVLEVLRPVEDPELRKSLVELNMIRNIKIDDGKVSFTLVLTTPACPLREFIVEDCKKAIQKLPGVTDISVEVTAETPQQKSLPDRTGIDGVKNIIAVSSGKGGVGKSTVAVNIAVALAQTGAKVGLLDADIYGPNDPTMLGLADAEISVRSTETGDILEPAFNHGVKLVSMGFLIDRDQPVIWRGPMLNGVIRQFLYQVQWGELDYLIVDMPPGTGDAQLTLTQAVPMAGAVIVTTPQNVALLDSRKGLRMFQQMNVTVLGIIENMSYFIPPDQPDKKYDIFGSGGGSKTAAELEVPLLGCVPLEISTRIGGDTGIPIVVADPDSASAKALKAIAQSIAAKVSVAALT, from the coding sequence ATGTATGATGTCCTCAATTCTCAGTCAGTTCTAGAAGTTTTGCGACCAGTAGAAGATCCGGAACTTCGTAAAAGTCTGGTAGAACTGAACATGATTCGCAACATCAAAATTGATGATGGCAAAGTTAGCTTTACTTTGGTGTTAACCACTCCCGCCTGTCCTTTAAGGGAATTTATTGTTGAAGATTGTAAAAAAGCTATTCAGAAACTCCCCGGTGTAACAGATATTAGCGTAGAGGTGACGGCAGAAACGCCTCAGCAAAAAAGTTTACCCGACCGGACAGGAATTGATGGGGTTAAAAACATTATTGCTGTGTCTAGTGGTAAAGGTGGCGTTGGTAAAAGTACAGTGGCAGTAAATATTGCAGTTGCACTAGCACAGACAGGGGCAAAGGTGGGCTTGTTAGATGCGGATATTTATGGGCCCAATGACCCAACTATGCTAGGTTTAGCTGATGCAGAAATTTCTGTTCGCTCCACAGAAACAGGGGACATTCTCGAACCTGCTTTCAATCATGGGGTTAAGTTAGTATCTATGGGCTTTTTGATTGACCGTGATCAGCCTGTAATTTGGCGCGGTCCAATGCTCAATGGCGTAATTCGTCAATTTCTGTATCAGGTGCAATGGGGGGAACTCGACTATTTGATTGTAGATATGCCCCCAGGGACTGGAGATGCTCAGTTAACCTTAACCCAAGCTGTACCAATGGCGGGAGCAGTAATTGTTACTACACCCCAAAATGTAGCATTACTGGATTCTCGTAAGGGTTTGCGGATGTTCCAGCAGATGAATGTAACAGTATTGGGGATTATTGAAAATATGAGTTATTTTATCCCCCCAGATCAGCCAGATAAAAAATATGACATTTTTGGTTCTGGTGGCGGTTCAAAAACAGCCGCAGAATTAGAAGTTCCTCTCTTGGGTTGTGTACCTCTGGAAATTTCTACCAGAATTGGTGGTGATACTGGTATACCCATTGTGGTTGCTGATCCAGATTCAGCTTCAGCGAAGGCTTTAAAGGCGATCGCTCAATCTATCGCCGCTAAGGTATCAGTTGCTGCTTTGACATAA
- the rpsB gene encoding 30S ribosomal protein S2 produces MPVVSLAQMMESGVHFGHQTRRWNPKMSPYIYTSRNGVHIIDLVQTAQLMDGAYNYMRTQSEQGKKFLFVGTKRQAAGIIAQEAARCGSHYINQRWLGGMLTNWATIKTRADRLKDLERREESGALDLLPKKEASMLRREMTKLQKYLGGIKNMRKVPDVVVIVDQKREYNAVQECQKLGIPIVSMLDTNCDPDVVDIPIPANDDAIRSIKLIVGKLADAIYEGRHGQLEAEEDYEDYEGAEGDYDYEEGEYTDSTNDDDKDEE; encoded by the coding sequence ATGCCAGTAGTTTCGTTGGCTCAAATGATGGAGTCAGGAGTTCACTTTGGGCATCAGACCCGACGTTGGAACCCCAAAATGTCACCTTACATCTACACATCTCGTAATGGTGTACACATTATTGACTTGGTGCAAACTGCCCAATTAATGGATGGAGCATATAACTATATGCGAACCCAATCAGAGCAAGGGAAGAAATTTTTGTTTGTAGGTACAAAGCGCCAAGCAGCAGGAATTATTGCCCAAGAAGCCGCTCGTTGTGGTTCTCACTACATTAACCAGCGCTGGCTGGGGGGAATGCTCACCAACTGGGCAACCATCAAAACCAGAGCAGATCGTCTTAAAGATTTAGAACGTCGGGAAGAAAGCGGCGCCCTAGATTTATTGCCTAAGAAAGAAGCATCAATGCTGCGTCGGGAAATGACGAAGCTACAAAAATACTTGGGCGGTATTAAAAATATGCGTAAAGTACCAGACGTAGTGGTGATAGTTGACCAAAAACGTGAGTACAACGCAGTTCAAGAATGCCAGAAACTGGGTATTCCTATTGTTTCCATGTTGGATACAAACTGTGACCCAGATGTAGTAGATATTCCCATCCCAGCCAATGACGACGCAATCAGATCAATTAAGCTGATTGTTGGTAAATTAGCAGATGCTATTTATGAAGGTCGTCATGGTCAGCTAGAAGCAGAAGAAGATTACGAAGATTACGAAGGTGCTGAGGGAGATTACGACTACGAAGAGGGCGAGTATACAGACTCGACGAACGACGACGACAAAGATGAAGAATAA
- a CDS encoding cation:proton antiporter: MLILPPLPQILTLDSNNQVLEQEPIISTAILLLIVIVIPIIFEKLKLPALVGLIISGVVLGPSCWHLFESETLIISLLSDIGLAYLMFVAGLEFNIQFFRRQQSRSLLFGSLIFCLPLILGTLAGKFLGLDWHISILIGCLLPSYSPLTYPIISRLGLVNNQAVTMTMGAKVFTDIGTLLMLTLALASFDSGVFSFAHTISKLGLVIIYFVIVLVGFDWANKEFLYRFGDEEFNKFLCVLMSVFFAVVIAQLMGLTKIAGFFLAGFAVNESVGESPVKEKLIFIGSVLFIPILFIDLGLRIDLPALFQGYSTIKLLIIILSILLASKFLAAIFTKLVYRYNWQETLTIWSLSIPLVSINLAVALGGYGTGLFSVELLNCAIILVLITAIVGPWLTSLVASSAVALTFAEVRDVPRITLSKQSGESTQREFTIVVPVSNPENQKYLIEMAALLACQSQGKILPLAIAAATAKMDTPQLQAACQHSERLLAQATAQSESLGASAEPLLRIDDGFADGICRTAREQRANLIIMGWGKRTGLRARLFGNIIDNVLWAAHCPVAIASLVESPSRIGRILIPMENLINPSLTPLHFAQTLADANQSQITVINICDRRTSSDEVTARRSHISSLVSQLVIPNPPDIQIITHENPIQAILQAARLYDLVILPSMRHLTTPGGLAISDVADELFRQLTCSIIILGEPQHDQQATFSNNPPDQTDLIQSWVLRYK, from the coding sequence ATGCTAATTTTGCCACCTCTACCACAAATTTTAACTTTAGACTCAAATAATCAAGTTCTTGAACAAGAACCAATTATTTCTACTGCAATTTTATTGTTGATTGTAATTGTAATACCGATTATATTTGAGAAATTAAAGTTACCAGCATTGGTGGGTCTAATTATCTCTGGAGTAGTTCTTGGTCCGTCATGCTGGCATTTATTTGAGTCGGAAACACTAATAATTAGTTTATTATCAGATATTGGGTTAGCTTACCTAATGTTTGTAGCAGGATTAGAATTTAACATTCAATTTTTTCGTCGCCAGCAAAGTCGTTCACTATTATTTGGTAGCCTAATTTTCTGTTTACCTCTCATACTAGGAACATTGGCAGGAAAATTTCTAGGATTAGATTGGCATATTTCTATATTAATAGGTTGTTTGCTGCCATCCTATTCGCCTTTGACTTATCCTATTATTAGTCGTTTGGGGCTAGTCAATAATCAGGCTGTCACTATGACTATGGGGGCTAAAGTCTTTACAGATATCGGGACATTACTAATGTTAACTTTGGCGTTAGCAAGTTTTGATAGTGGGGTATTTAGTTTTGCTCATACAATTAGTAAATTGGGATTAGTTATTATTTACTTTGTGATTGTTTTAGTTGGATTCGACTGGGCAAACAAAGAATTTTTATACCGTTTTGGAGATGAAGAATTTAACAAGTTTTTATGTGTGTTGATGTCTGTATTTTTTGCTGTTGTCATTGCCCAATTAATGGGGTTGACAAAAATTGCTGGTTTCTTTTTGGCAGGTTTCGCCGTTAATGAATCAGTGGGTGAGAGTCCAGTTAAAGAAAAATTAATTTTTATAGGTAGTGTTCTGTTCATTCCCATTTTATTTATTGATCTAGGTTTACGGATTGATTTACCTGCTTTATTTCAGGGATACAGCACAATCAAATTATTAATAATAATTTTGAGTATTTTATTAGCTAGTAAATTTTTAGCGGCTATTTTCACAAAACTTGTTTATCGCTATAACTGGCAAGAGACTCTGACGATTTGGTCTCTATCTATTCCTCTGGTAAGTATAAATTTAGCAGTGGCTTTAGGCGGATATGGCACTGGTTTATTTTCCGTAGAACTATTAAACTGCGCTATTATTTTGGTGCTGATCACTGCAATTGTTGGACCTTGGTTAACAAGTTTGGTGGCTAGTAGTGCGGTGGCATTGACATTTGCCGAAGTCAGGGATGTACCTCGAATTACCTTATCTAAACAGTCAGGAGAGTCCACACAGCGAGAATTTACGATAGTTGTACCTGTTTCTAATCCTGAAAATCAAAAGTATTTAATCGAAATGGCCGCATTGTTAGCCTGTCAGTCCCAGGGCAAAATTTTACCTTTGGCGATCGCCGCAGCTACGGCAAAAATGGATACTCCTCAGCTACAAGCAGCTTGTCAGCACAGTGAAAGGTTATTGGCACAAGCTACAGCCCAAAGTGAGTCATTAGGCGCATCAGCAGAACCCTTATTAAGAATTGATGATGGTTTTGCTGACGGCATTTGTCGGACGGCTCGTGAACAAAGGGCAAATTTAATTATTATGGGTTGGGGTAAACGCACTGGTTTGAGGGCGCGGTTATTTGGAAATATTATTGATAATGTGCTTTGGGCGGCACACTGTCCAGTGGCGATCGCCAGTTTAGTCGAATCTCCCAGCAGAATTGGGCGTATTCTCATCCCGATGGAGAATTTAATCAACCCATCACTTACACCTCTACATTTTGCTCAGACTTTAGCAGATGCTAATCAATCCCAAATTACGGTGATTAATATTTGCGATCGCCGCACCAGTAGCGATGAAGTCACAGCTAGAAGATCCCATATTTCTAGTTTAGTCTCTCAATTGGTCATACCAAATCCGCCAGATATTCAAATTATCACCCACGAAAATCCCATCCAAGCAATTTTACAAGCAGCCAGATTGTATGATTTAGTGATTTTGCCTTCTATGCGTCATCTGACTACTCCAGGAGGGTTAGCTATCAGCGATGTTGCCGACGAATTGTTTAGGCAACTCACCTGTTCAATCATTATTCTTGGAGAACCGCAGCATGATCAACAAGCTACGTTTTCAAACAATCCTCCTGATCAAACAGACTTGATACAATCCTGGGTGTTAAGGTATAAATAA
- a CDS encoding NAD(P)H dehydrogenase subunit NdhS produces MILPGATVRVKNPADTYYRYEGLVQRVSDGKVAVIFEGGNWDKIITFRLPELELVDTTATKKGK; encoded by the coding sequence ATGATTCTGCCTGGAGCTACCGTTCGCGTCAAAAATCCCGCAGATACATATTATCGCTACGAAGGACTTGTACAACGGGTGAGTGATGGTAAAGTCGCAGTAATTTTTGAAGGTGGTAACTGGGATAAAATTATTACTTTCCGCTTGCCAGAGTTAGAACTTGTAGACACCACAGCTACAAAAAAAGGAAAATAG